One window of Saccharomyces kudriavzevii IFO 1802 strain IFO1802 genome assembly, chromosome: 10 genomic DNA carries:
- the SKDI10G3490 gene encoding putative nitronate monooxygenase (similar to Saccharomyces cerevisiae YJR149W), which produces MSRAFQKCLTLKYPIIQAPMAGVTTIDMAAKACLAGAMASLPLSHLDFRSTNGVELFKSTISQFRECVADESLENNVNLNFFCHDILNEPTDPQMTSWIKLYKKTLNVPIDVNEISFKNGNVTFKAFERDNALQDFFQFLSDEWRPKIVSFHFGHPSKSTIKYLQKMGICIFATATSVKEVRLLASLGINGIVCQGYEAGGHRGNFLINDSKDDENLSTIQLVKRTAAELAAMKDMGLVHDIPYVIAAGGIMDAKDISYALSQQADAVQLGTALLGCTESNASENFSGPFAQESTTRMVDIVSGKPARTILTPFIENLLANFRCEELPPYGYAYNAFKQIKSKYPELANFILAGQGFQSVQAGITTDKMIATLGEKIAKY; this is translated from the coding sequence GCCCCTATGGCGGGGGTGACGACCATTGACATGGCTGCTAAGGCTTGTCTTGCCGGCGCCATGGCTTCTCTGCCCTTGTCACATTTAGACTTTAGAAGTACAAATGGTGTtgaattattcaaatcgACTATCTCCCAATTCAGAGAGTGTGTGGCAGATGAATCTCTGGAAAATAATGTTAActtaaatttcttttgccaTGACATTCTCAATGAACCGACCGACCCTCAAATGACTAGCTGGATTAAGTTgtataaaaaaactttGAACGTACCAATTGATGTAAATGAAATCAGTTTTAAAAATGGGAACGTTACTTTCAAGGCTTTCGAAAGGGACAATGctcttcaagattttttccagtttcTATCAGATGAATGGAGACCTAAAATCGTTAGCTTCCATTTTGGCCATCCATCCAAATCTACAATCAAATACTTGCAAAAAATGGGGATTTGCATTTTTGCTACTGCCACATCGGTAAAAGAGGTTCGTCTCTTGGCAAGCCTCGGGATTAATGGGATTGTGTGCCAAGGTTATGAAGCGGGGGGTCATAGAGGCAATTTTCTAATAAATGACTCtaaagatgatgaaaacttgTCCACTATACAGTTGGTGAAAAGGACAGCTGCTGAACTTGCTGCAATGAAGGATATGGGTCTTGTACATGACATCCCTTATGTTATCGCAGCGGGCGGTATAATGGATGCTAAAGATATATCTTACGCGTTATCACAACAGGCAGATGCGGTCCAACTGGGAACTGCATTGCTCGGTTGCACTGAATCCAATGCATCGGAGAACTTTTCAGGTCCATTTGCTCAAGAGTCAACTACTAGAATGGTTGATATAGTTTCTGGAAAGCCCGCTAGAACTATACTGACTCCgtttattgaaaatcttTTAGCGAATTTCCGATGTGAAGAACTTCCTCCATATGGCTACGCATACAATGCCttcaaacaaataaaaagtaaatatCCTGAATTGGCTAACTTTATTTTAGCTGGGCAAGGATTCCAAAGTGTTCAAGCTGGTATTACTACAGACAAAATGATAGCCACCTTAGGCGAAAAAATAGCAAAGTATTGA
- the DAN1 gene encoding Dan1p (similar to Saccharomyces cerevisiae DAN1 (YJR150C)) produces MPKISSVAIAAALVASAAATAVTTTLSPYDERVNLIELAVYVSDIGAHLAEYYAFQALHKTETYPPEVAKAVFAGGDFTTLLTGIAGDEVTRMITGVPWYSTRLRAAISEALENEGIATAIATATSDASAASTETSSASANSVETTASSAASSEATVSSAASSEATVSSATSSEATVSSAESTSAVTSAVVSSSLNSTSSAISVTPIVQNGTDSTTTKTQVSTVEATITSCSAGVCTTLTTPATTSASASTKAKSSAITSVTSSASHVIDVSTNGANKFSNGAFGAAAIAGAAALLL; encoded by the coding sequence ATGCCTAAAATTAGTTCAGTAGCTATTGCCGCAGCTTTAGTGGCAAGTGCTGCCGCCACAGCTGTGACTACCACTTTATCTCCTTATGACGAAAGAGTCAATTTGATTGAATTGGCTGTTTACGTCTCCGATATCGGTGCCCACTTAGCTGAGTATTATGCTTTCCAAGCTTTACACAAGACCGAAACATACCCACCTGAGGTTGCTAAGGCTGTCTTTGCCGGTGGTGATTTCACCACCTTGTTGACCGGTATTGCAGGTGACGAAGTCaccagaatgatcactGGTGTCCCATGGTACTCTACCAGATTAAGAGCTGCCATTTCTGAAGctcttgaaaatgaaggtATTGCAACTGCTATTGCAACTGCTACCTCTGATGCTTCTGCCGCTTCCACCGAGACTTCCAGTGCTTCTGCCAACTCGGTTGAAACCACTGCTTCTTCCGCAGCTTCCTCCGAAGCCACTGTCTCATCTGCAGCTTCCTCCGAGGCCACTGTCTCATCAGCTACTTCCTCTGAGGCCACTGTTTCATCAGCTGAGTCCACTTCTGCTGTAACTTCTGCTGTCGTCTCCTCATCCCTCAACTCTACCTCCTCAGCTATCTCAGTTACTCCAATTGTCCAAAATGGTACTGATAGCACAACCACTAAAACTCAAGTTTCCACCGTTGAAGCTACTATAACTAGCTGCTCGGCTGGTGTTTGTACAACCTTGACAACTCCAGCAACTACCAGTGCCAGCGCCTCCACAAAGGCTAAATCCTCCGCAATCACTTCTGTCACTTCATCCGCTTCCCATGTGATTGATGTCAGCACTAATGGTGCTAACAAATTCAGCAATGGTGCTTTCGGTGCTGCTGCAATTGCTGGTGCCGCTGCTTTATTGTTATAA
- the DAN4 gene encoding Dan4p (similar to Saccharomyces cerevisiae DAN4 (YJR151C)), translating into MVKVNTVATIAALATSATATAATTTLSPYDERVNLIELAVYVSDIRAHLWQYYSFQNKHKTETYPPEIAQAVFNYGDFTTMLTGIAPDQVTRMITGVPWYSTRLKPAISSALTKDGIHTAIPASTFTTPTASTASLSSTTSYAPKMSTTSTTTTHVSVTPSSLVKITTSSKVTAFSEVISFTALTSSVPVTPSSEITSAESTSPGESTSLAESTSSVPETSSSEATSSSQITSSFESTSSVSVTSSSEPISSAEPTSLAGSTSSSQVIFSSQVISFIESISSAPVTPSSETTSSSQVTSFVESTSSVSVTPSSQITSSSESTSSESTSSAPVTPSSETTSSSQVTSFVESTSSVSVTPSSQITSSSESTSSESTSSAPVTPSSEATSSSQVTSFIESISSAPVTSSSGATSSGEITSLVESTPSFSVTSSNQITSSSESTSSAPVTPSSEATSSGQVTSFIESISSAPVTSSSGATSSGEITSLVESTPSFSVTSSNQITSSSESTSSAPVTPSSEATSSGQVTSFIESISSAPVTSSSGATSSGEITSLVESTPSFSVTSSNQVTSSAEATSLAETTSSVPATSSSEATSFVEFISSLSVTSSDEVTSSGKATSSSKATSSGQVTSFVGSTSSVSVTPSSQVISSSEATSSTPITSSSEATFPSKVSISSEVSFYVEPTSSNEITGPNEILSSTERSSFVSIHTQVVVSSSKVAIPFNKSATSVEPSSLGDSSSQFSTSFVTPSTPSVTASGEAIFLNISSAPDLTSSLTSISTIFTTSHASPLVFSSSDLINSTPDPSISSLSDVPVSLIGSTSPAAFIAATSLVPIPLKLTSNVTGSYNNVASGTVTPAKNVHNTTLTTINLLTDKISISSCMGAYSRTLAGRNATEPVTNVIATTATYSSCKDGCIKEDIAFTKTQVFPGDITVSSCFGSMNTTLTARVTTLNTRARTFTRTEVSTIEAALTNCSAGVCSAIIVSTAPITSKATMIADVATASCKNTKEDTISIETELSTFQTTAASYSSGIYTALTASITTVNTGASTSNKVKPSNLQKTTTNCTAGICIPLTTSVTTVNDDANTLTNTGPSTIENIITSCTGGACTIFTVQIAATTSKTIYQVSETSAATTIAVSSPIFTVNIKTNGAYRLGKTGVFGAAVIAVAAALLI; encoded by the coding sequence ATGGTCAAGGTAAATACAGTAGCGACCATCGCCGCACTAGCGACGAGTGCGACTGCTACTGCTGCCACCACTACTTTATCGCCGTATGATGAAAGAGTCAACCTAATTGAATTGGCTGTTTACGTTTCTGATATCAGGGCCCATCTGTGGCAATACTactctttccaaaataaGCATAAAACTGAGACATACCCGCCTGAAATTGCTCAAGCTGTTTTCAACTATGGTGATTTCACCACAATGTTGACTGGTATTGCTCCTGACCAAGTAACCAGAATGATTACCGGTGTCCCATGGTACTCTACCAGATTGAAACCGGCTATTTCTTCGGCACTTACGAAAGATGGTATTCATACTGCCATACCAGCTTCAACTTTCACCACACCCACTGCTTCTACTGCCTCTCTATCATCCACAACCTCGTATGCTCCTAAAATGTCCACCACCTCTACTACTACTACACATGTTTCTGTTACTCCAAGTAGTTTAGTTAAGATCACTACCTCCAGCAAAGTAACCGCTTTTAGTGAAGTCATTTCCTTTACTGCACTTACCTCTTCCGTTCCGGTGACTCCCTCCAGTGAAATCACTTCTGCTGAATCTACTTCCCCTGGCGAATCTACTTCCCTTGCCGAATCTACTTCCTCGGTTCCAGAAACTTCCTCAAGCGAAGCCACTTCCTCAAGCCAAAtcacttcttcttttgaatctACTTCTTCTGTTTCGGTAACTTCCTCAAGCGAACCAATTTCTTCTGCTGAACCTACTTCCCTTGCCGGATCTACTTCCTCAAGCCAAGTCATTTTCTCAAGCCAAGTCATTTCCTTTATCGaatctatttcttctgctcCGGTAACCCCCTCCAGTGAAACCACTTCCTCAAGCCAAGTCACTTCCTTTGTCGAATCTACTTCCTCTGTTTCGGTAACGCCCTCAAGCCAAAtcacttcttcttctgaatcTACTTCTTCTGAATCTACTTCTTCTGCTCCGGTAACCCCCTCCAGTGAAACCACTTCCTCAAGCCAAGTCACTTCCTTTGTCGAATCTACTTCCTCTGTTTCGGTAACGCCCTCAAGCCAAAtcacttcttcttctgaatcTACTTCTTCTGAATCTACTTCTTCTGCTCCGGTAACCCCCTCCAGTGAAGCCACTTCCTCAAGCCAAGTCACTTCCTTTATCGaatctatttcttctgctcCGGTAACTTCCTCCAGTGGAGCCACTTCCTCTGGCGAAATCACGTCGCTTGTCGAATCTACTCCATCTTTTTCGGTAACTTCCTCAAACCAAAtcacttcttcttctgaatcTACTTCTTCTGCTCCGGTAACCCCCTCCAGTGAAGCCACTTCCTCAGGCCAAGTCACTTCCTTTATCGaatctatttcttctgctcCGGTAACTTCCTCCAGTGGAGCCACTTCCTCTGGCGAAATCACGTCGCTTGTCGAATCTACTCCATCTTTTTCGGTAACTTCCTCAAACCAAAtcacttcttcttctgaatcTACTTCTTCTGCTCCGGTAACCCCCTCCAGTGAAGCCACTTCCTCAGGCCAAGTCACTTCCTTTATCGaatctatttcttctgctcCGGTAACTTCCTCCAGTGGAGCCACTTCCTCTGGCGAAATCACGTCGCTTGTCGAATCTACTCCATCTTTTTCGGTAACTTCCTCAAACCAAGTTACTTCCTCTGCTGAAGCTACTTCCCTTGCCGAAACTACTTCCTCTGTTCCAGCAACTTCCTCAAGCGAAGCCACTTCCTTTGTCGAGTTTATCTCCTCTCTTTCGGTAACTTCCTCAGATGAAGTAACTTCCTCAGGCAAAGCCACTTCCTCAAGCAAAGCCACTTCCTCAGGCCAAGTCACTTCCTTTGTCGGATCTACTTCCTCTGTTTCGGTAACTCCCTCAAGTCAAGtcatttcttcttctgaagCTACTTCTTCTACTCCGATAACCTCTTCAAGCGAAGCCACTTTCCCTAGTAAAGTCAGCATTTCCAGTGAAGTGTCTTTTTATGTTGAGCCTACCTCCTCTAATGAAATCACTGGACCAAATGAAATCCTTTCATCTACTGAacgttcttcttttgtttctaTCCACACACAAGTTGTTGTCTCTTCTAGTAAGGTTGCTATTCCCTTCAATAAATCCGCTACATCCGTCGAGCCCAGCTCTCTTGGTGATTCTTCTAGCCAATTTTCTACATCTTTTGTTACACCTTCCACTCCATCTGTCACTGCTTCAGGTGAAGCCATCTTTTTAAATATTTCCTCAGCCCCAGATCTCACCTCTTCCCTCACGTCTATTTCAACTATTTTTACTACTAGCCATGCTTCTCCCTTGGTATTTTCATCGTCAGATTTGATTAATTCTACTCCTGACCCCTCCATTTCTTCCCTATCAGATGTCCCTGTGTCTTTGATTGGTTCCACATCCCCAGCCGCTTTTATCGCGGCAACTTCTTTGGTTCCAATTCCCTTGAAGTTAACTTCCAATGTTACTGGAAGTTACAATAATGTTGCCAGCGGTACAGTCACACCGGCTAAAAATGTTCATAATACCACTTTGACAACCATTAATTTGTTGACAGATAAAATTTCTATTTCTAGCTGTATGGGCGCTTACTCTAGAACACTTGCTGGTCGCAACGCTACCGAGCCTGTAACAAATGTCATTGCTACGACTGCTACTTATAGTAGCTGTAAAGATGGTTGCATTAAAGAAGATATAGCTTTTACAAAAACTCAGGTTTTTCCAGGCGACATCACTGTGAGCAGTTGTTTTGGCAGTATGAATACTACTCTGACTGCTCGGGTAACAACTTTGAATACGAGGGCTAGAACGTTTACCAGGACCGAAGTTTCTACCATTGAAGCAGCTCTAACAAACTGCTCGGCCGGTGTTTGTTCCGCTATAATTGTTTCAACCGCTCCCATTACCAGTAAGGCAACCATGATTGCTGATGTCGCTACCGCTAGCTGCAAAAATACTAAGGAAGACACCATATCAATTGAGACTGAACTTTCTACTTTCCAGACTACTGCAGCGAGTTATTCAAGCGGTATTTATACTGCTCTGACTGCTTCAATAACTACTGTCAATACCGGGGCTAGTACGTCGAATAAAGTTAAGCCATCCAACCTTCAGAAGACTACAACCAATTGCACAGCCGGTATCTGCATTCCTCTAACTACTTCGGTCACTACCGTCAACGATGATGCTAACACACTGACCAACACAGGGCCTTCTACGATCGAAAATATCATAACTAGCTGCACAGGTGGAGCCTGTACCATCTTCACGGTACAGATTGCCGCTACTACGAGCAAGACCATTTATCAAGTTTCAGAAACTTCCGCAGCAACTACCATCGCTGTTTCATCTCCTATATTTACTGTTAATATCAAAACAAATGGTGCTTACAGGCTCGGTAAAACTGGCGTTTTTGGGGCCGCTGTCATTGCTGTGGCCGCTGCTTTATTGATATAA